The following nucleotide sequence is from Psychroflexus torquis ATCC 700755.
AGATCTATTGAAGAGGTAACGACCAAAACATGACAGTATTTGTTTAATCCAATTGATTTGAGTTTATCCATAAATTGCCAGCCATCAAGGTTTGGCATGTTTACATCTAGGAAAATCAAAAACTTTGTATCCTCGTTCTTGTATTCTGAAATATAATCTAAAGTCTCGTATCCGTTTGAAAAAGACTTAGGATGGCTAGAAAAATCTGCATGACCCATCATTTTCTCGTAGATAAAAAGGATCATTTTGTCGTCGTCCACATTTAAAACATCTAATTTCATAATTTATTTTATTGAATTTTTAAGAAGGGTAATAATAAACTAAAAATATTTTGGCTCATTAGACTTGTTTAAGAAGATTAAAGCTAAACGTACTTCCGCTTCCTGGTTTAGAAGTTACCCAGATGTCACCTCCTAGGTTTAAAATAATTTTTTTACAAACAGCTAGCCCCATCCCTACTCCAGCATCGCTTTGGGAGTCTTCCTTGTAGAAGGGTCTAAAGATTTTATCTAGATTGGATTCTTTTATACCCAAACCATTATCAGAAATATGAATAACCCATTGATCAGACTCATTCTCGATCTTTATTTCAATGACTAAAGGTTTTACTTTAGATCTGTACTTTATAGCATTACCTATTAAATTCCGTAAGACTATTGAAAATGAAGTTTTAGAGGTATGAATTTTAGGAAGTTTAGAATAGTTTATGGCAATAGTGTTAGATTTGATAATTGGTAGATTAAGATCTATAATACTTTCAATAATTGGCTCTACATCTACACGCTCAATGACATTTTTCTGTGAAGTCAATTTGGCAAAAGCAAGTATCTCATAGATAAGCCCTGTCATTTTATGAGTGCTTTGTGTGGCGTAGTTGATGTATTGCAAAGCCTCTTCACCAAGACTTGTTCCTGTATCAATTTGTAATAGTTCTAAAAATCCCTGAATGCTATCTAAAGGGTTTTTAAGATCATGAGCTATAGAATATGCAACTTCTTCGGTTTGATTCTTTTGAACTTCCAATTGAGAATAGACTTTTTCTAACTCTAAAGATTTCTTACGAGACTCAAAGAGGCGTTCTACAAGTTTTGCAAGAGATTTGAGGGCTTGTATTTGTGATGCAGATAAAACTTTAGGTTTGTGATCGAAAACACAAAGCGTACCTAAGGCATAGCCTTCTTTACTCATAAGAGGCATGCCCGCATAAAAAGCAATTTTCGGGTCTTTTGTAACTAAGGGGTTTTCTTTAAATCTTTCATCTAAAGTAGCATCATTGACAATAAGTAATTTTTCTGGAGTATTAATAGCGTGTGCGCAGAAAGCTATATCTCTTGAGGTTTCCTTCAAGTCTATTCCTTGCATAGATTTAAAGACTTGCTTTTTGGAATCAATTAATGTGATAAGTGATATTGAAGTACCACAAATGTCTGAAGCTAGTTTTGTAATCAAATCATAATCTTCATCTGGAAGATCATCAAGTAATTGGTGACTTTGTAAATCTTTTAAGCGTTCTACTTCATTATCTGGAATCAGTGGCTTTTTCATATTAATGTGACTTTTAGGGAATCTTTTGTTTAAGTTATCCCTTCATCAACTTTTAAATTGAGATTAATTCATATCGACAAAATTAAGCATATTTTCTAAAAAAGAGGCAATTAAAGACCTTTTTTAAAGGTATTGTTTTGAAGGGAGAACCAGCTCAAAAATTTAAAGTATGATTTTGGTTTTCTGCTTTTTTTTGTCGGAAATATCTTGCAAACTTCCAACCATTCTTAAAGCTTTTCCTCGATCATCTCTAATGATAGTTCCTCTATCCAAAACAGAAATATAAGCCCCATCACTTTTCATAAGACGGTAAGGTTCATTCCAATGATCCGCAGTTATATCTTTAAGTGAAGTTTCAAAAGAAATTTGAATTCTTTCTCTTTCTTCTGGATGGATCTTGCTTAACCACATTTGTTCAGTGTCCCCAAACTCTTTGGGATCATATCCAAAAAGCTTTTTAAGACCAAGACCCCATGATATAGAATTGTTTTGAATATCAAGATCCCAAACGGCATTTATACCGGTTTCTGAGAGAATTTCAAACTTTTCAATTTGTGTTCTTAGATCTTCAACAATCGCCTTCTTCTCTGTTGTGTCTCTAAAATAGATTGAAAGTTGCTTCTCAGAAGGATAAGCACTCACCTCAAACCATTTCTGTAAATTTTCAAAATAGGTTTCAAAATGAATGCTTTCTTGTTTCTCCATAGATTCTCTGTACTTTATATCAAGTGCATTTCTTCTAAAATCATCAAAAACCTCCCATAAATGTTTTCCTAGAATTTCAAATTTTTGCACAGATAAAATCTCCTCAGCGCTTTTATTCCAATATTTAACAATCCATTGTTCATCAACCACTAAAAAACCATCGGTAATATTATCTAGAATCTGATTTTTTTCCTGAAGGAGTTTCTTCTCTTTCAATTCAGACTCCTTATAGCCATGTATATTTTGTAAAGATCCAAACAACTTGACTAGAATGTTATTCTTAAATTCTTGCTCTACGACAATTCGAAACCAATTCTTTGTACCATCAGGAAGGTTAATCTGAGTGTCAAACTCCTCAACTTGTTTCGTTTTAATTTTTGAAGACTCTAGTATAGCTAGGTCTTTATTTAAATTTAACAGTGAATTCATTTCTGATACCTCACCGACAAAACTATCTTTTAGACCAAGCAAGTGCTTTGCATTTTCACTTAAATACGTTTTATTGTTTTCTAAATCAATTTCCCAAGTTCCCGTTTTAGTGAGTACATTAGTTTTTTCAAGTAACTCTCCTAGCTTTGCTTTGTCTGTAATATCTCTACCAACACAAAAGACATCGTCACTATCTTTCAGGCGAAACAAAGTCCAAGAGACGTAAAAGGTGTTGTTATTTTTAGAGTTCACGCGTATTTTTGCATACTGTTTTCCTGGCAATTGAATAGCTGCAGAAAGGGTTTCTAGAGCTTCGATTTGATCTTCACTATGGATAAACTTAAAAAAAGGTATAGACAAAAACTCCTCTTCTCTGTAACCGAGTAAGTCGGTTGCGCGTTTATTTACTTTTTTTAAATAACCATCTTTTCCAGCGATACCCATAAAATCTGGGGCATATTCAAAGAAACTAGTCAACTCATTTTCAGCTTGTTTTCTAGAAATTTCATTGGCCAATTGTATAGAAAAATCATCAAAAACAGAGCGAAGGCTTTGTTCTCGAGAATAAGCATGTGTGAAGCCTAAGTGCACTACTCCCATAATGGAACCATGATACTGAATTGGGAAGGCATAACTCAGTTTAATATTTATGCCTTCTTCCAAATGTATATCCTCTTCATGAATCGTGATAAGAGGTTGATTCGTTTTAAATATTTTCTCTATAACACTTTTGTAGAATAAG
It contains:
- a CDS encoding response regulator, with protein sequence MKLDVLNVDDDKMILFIYEKMMGHADFSSHPKSFSNGYETLDYISEYKNEDTKFLIFLDVNMPNLDGWQFMDKLKSIGLNKYCHVLVVTSSIDLSDKEKSETYPVVIDFVEKPINIEKLKELKNLKQLKPFFEN
- a CDS encoding sensor histidine kinase: MKKPLIPDNEVERLKDLQSHQLLDDLPDEDYDLITKLASDICGTSISLITLIDSKKQVFKSMQGIDLKETSRDIAFCAHAINTPEKLLIVNDATLDERFKENPLVTKDPKIAFYAGMPLMSKEGYALGTLCVFDHKPKVLSASQIQALKSLAKLVERLFESRKKSLELEKVYSQLEVQKNQTEEVAYSIAHDLKNPLDSIQGFLELLQIDTGTSLGEEALQYINYATQSTHKMTGLIYEILAFAKLTSQKNVIERVDVEPIIESIIDLNLPIIKSNTIAINYSKLPKIHTSKTSFSIVLRNLIGNAIKYRSKVKPLVIEIKIENESDQWVIHISDNGLGIKESNLDKIFRPFYKEDSQSDAGVGMGLAVCKKIILNLGGDIWVTSKPGSGSTFSFNLLKQV